In the genome of Mycobacteriales bacterium, one region contains:
- the rplW gene encoding 50S ribosomal protein L23 has translation MIPDPRDVLLAPVISEKSYGLLDENKYTFLVRPDANKTQIKIAVEQVFHVRVIGVNTVNRAGKRKRIRQGFGQRNATKRAIVSVAAGDRIEIFGGPVA, from the coding sequence GTGATCCCCGACCCCCGCGACGTGCTTCTCGCGCCAGTGATCTCCGAGAAGAGTTATGGCCTGCTCGACGAGAATAAGTACACCTTTCTTGTCCGGCCGGACGCGAACAAGACGCAGATCAAGATTGCCGTCGAGCAGGTGTTCCACGTTCGGGTGATCGGCGTTAACACGGTGAACCGTGCCGGAAAGCGCAAGCGCATCCGGCAGGGCTTCGGTCAGCGCAACGCCACCAAGCGGGCCATCGTCAGCGTGGCGGCCGGGGACCGGATCGAAATCTTCGGGGGCCCGGTCGCCTGA
- the rplB gene encoding 50S ribosomal protein L2 yields the protein MAIRKYKPTTPGRRGASVADFVEITRSEPEKSLTRPVHSKGGRNVHGRVTARHQGGGHKRAYRVIDFRRGDKDGVPAKVAHIEYDPNRTARIALLHYADGDKRYIVAPARLRQGDVVEAGPASDIKPGNNLPLRNIPVGTVVHAIELRPGGGAKIARSAGAAVQLVAKEGRFAQLRMPSGEIRNVDVRCRATVGEVGNAEQSNINWGKAGRMRWKGKRPSVRGVAMNPVDHPLGGGEGKSSGGRHPVSPWGKPEGRTRRHKPSDALIVRRRRTNKKR from the coding sequence ATGGCGATCCGAAAGTACAAGCCGACCACGCCGGGACGGCGTGGCGCGAGCGTGGCCGACTTCGTCGAGATCACGCGCTCTGAGCCGGAGAAGTCGCTCACCCGCCCCGTCCACAGCAAAGGTGGGCGCAACGTCCACGGCCGGGTGACCGCCCGTCACCAGGGCGGCGGCCACAAGCGCGCCTACCGGGTGATCGATTTCCGTCGCGGCGACAAGGACGGGGTGCCGGCGAAGGTCGCGCACATCGAATACGACCCGAACCGCACCGCCCGGATCGCGCTGCTGCACTACGCCGACGGCGACAAGCGCTACATCGTCGCCCCGGCGCGGCTCCGTCAGGGAGACGTGGTGGAGGCCGGACCCGCGAGCGACATCAAGCCGGGGAACAATCTGCCGCTGCGCAATATCCCGGTCGGCACCGTGGTTCACGCCATCGAGTTGCGTCCCGGGGGTGGCGCGAAGATCGCACGCTCGGCCGGGGCCGCGGTTCAACTCGTAGCCAAAGAGGGCCGGTTCGCCCAACTCCGGATGCCGTCCGGCGAGATCCGCAACGTCGACGTTCGCTGCAGAGCGACCGTCGGCGAGGTGGGCAATGCCGAGCAATCGAACATCAACTGGGGCAAGGCCGGCCGGATGCGCTGGAAGGGTAAGCGCCCGAGTGTCCGCGGCGTTGCCATGAATCCGGTCGACCACCCTCTCGGTGGGGGTGAGGGCAAGTCCTCCGGCGGTCGACACCCGGTGAGCCCCTGGGGCAAGCCCGAGGGCCGAACCCGTCGACACAAGCCGAGCGACGCTCTAATCGTGCGCCGCCGCCGAACGAACAAGAAGCGTTAG
- the rpsS gene encoding 30S ribosomal protein S19, giving the protein MPRSLKKGPFVDDHLQKKVDVQNDKGTKNVIKTWSRRSMIVPTMLGHTIAVHDGRKHIPVFVTEAMVGHKLGEFAPTRTFRGHVKDERRSRRA; this is encoded by the coding sequence ATGCCGCGTAGCCTGAAGAAAGGGCCCTTCGTCGACGACCACCTGCAGAAGAAGGTGGACGTTCAAAACGACAAGGGGACCAAGAACGTGATCAAGACCTGGTCACGTCGTTCGATGATCGTGCCGACGATGCTTGGCCACACGATCGCAGTGCACGACGGGCGCAAGCACATCCCGGTATTCGTCACCGAAGCCATGGTTGGTCACAAGCTCGGCGAGTTCGCGCCGACCCGGACCTTCCGCGGCCACGTCAAGGACGAGCGGCGCAGCCGCCGCGCGTAG
- the rplV gene encoding 50S ribosomal protein L22: MARARYVRVTPMKVRRVVDLIRGMPAVEARSTLRFAPQSASEPVGKVLDSAIANAEHNGHLDPESLWVSEAYVDEGPTMKRFRPRAQGRAYRIRKRTSHITVVVESRAVTDAGATANRKGRTR, encoded by the coding sequence ATGGCCCGGGCGAGGTATGTCCGCGTGACCCCGATGAAGGTGCGTCGCGTGGTCGACCTCATCCGCGGGATGCCCGCGGTCGAGGCGCGCTCGACCCTGCGCTTCGCTCCCCAGTCGGCCAGCGAGCCGGTCGGGAAGGTGCTCGATTCGGCCATCGCCAACGCCGAGCACAACGGGCACCTGGACCCGGAGTCGCTCTGGGTCAGCGAGGCCTACGTAGATGAAGGCCCGACGATGAAGCGGTTCCGACCGCGAGCCCAGGGTCGGGCGTACCGCATCCGCAAGCGCACGAGCCACATCACGGTCGTCGTCGAGTCGCGCGCTGTCACCGACGCCGGCGCCACCGCCAACCGGAAGGGCAGGACCCGATAG
- the rpsC gene encoding 30S ribosomal protein S3, producing MGQKVNPHGFRLGITTEWKSRWYADKLYKDYVKEDVAIRRMMSKGMERAGISRVDIERTRDRVRVDIHTARPGIVIGRRGAEADRIRADLETLTSKQVQLNILEVKNPEIDAQLVAQGVAEQLSSRVSFRRAMRKAMQSAIKGGAKGIRVQCSGRLGGAEMSRSEFYREGRVPLHTLRANIDYGFYEARTTFGRIGVKVWIYKGDVVQSRAEREVMQATLRAAQQRGRAARPVRRDEGRSAAAPTPSPESPAAELPLEPPAPEPAEPTAPPEPEAPSATDEPTGEGA from the coding sequence GTGGGGCAGAAGGTAAACCCGCACGGGTTCCGACTCGGGATCACCACCGAGTGGAAGTCGCGGTGGTACGCGGACAAGCTCTACAAGGACTACGTCAAAGAAGACGTCGCCATCCGCAGGATGATGTCCAAGGGTATGGAGCGCGCGGGTATCAGCCGGGTCGACATCGAGCGAACTCGGGATCGGGTCCGGGTCGACATCCACACCGCGCGGCCCGGCATTGTCATCGGGCGCCGAGGAGCCGAGGCCGACCGGATCCGGGCCGACCTCGAGACGCTCACCAGCAAGCAGGTTCAGCTCAACATCCTCGAGGTGAAGAACCCGGAGATCGACGCGCAGTTGGTCGCCCAGGGGGTTGCCGAGCAGCTGTCGAGCCGGGTTTCGTTCCGGCGCGCCATGCGCAAAGCCATGCAGTCGGCAATCAAGGGCGGCGCCAAGGGCATCCGGGTGCAGTGTTCGGGCCGGTTGGGCGGTGCCGAGATGAGCCGCTCGGAGTTCTATCGCGAAGGCCGGGTCCCGCTGCACACCCTGCGGGCGAACATCGACTACGGCTTCTACGAGGCGCGTACCACGTTCGGTCGGATCGGCGTCAAGGTGTGGATCTACAAGGGTGACGTGGTCCAGAGTCGTGCCGAACGTGAGGTGATGCAGGCGACCCTGCGTGCCGCGCAGCAGCGTGGCCGGGCCGCGCGACCGGTCCGGCGGGACGAGGGTCGATCAGCAGCGGCACCGACGCCCAGCCCGGAGTCCCCGGCCGCCGAACTTCCGCTCGAGCCCCCGGCGCCTGAGCCGGCGGAGCCCACCGCTCCTCCCGAGCCGGAGGCGCCGAGCGCCACGGACGAGCCGACCGGAGAGGGGGCCTGA
- the rplP gene encoding 50S ribosomal protein L16 — protein MLIPRRLKHRKQHHPDRSGAAKGGTKVTFGEYGIQAIEPAYVTNRQIESARIAMTRHIKRGGKVWINIYPDRPLTKKPAETRMGSGKGSPEWWIANIKPGRVMFELSGVPEPIAREALRRAMHKLPMKCRFVRREVGEA, from the coding sequence ATGCTCATCCCGCGCAGGCTCAAGCACCGCAAGCAGCACCACCCGGACCGATCCGGCGCGGCCAAGGGCGGCACGAAGGTCACCTTCGGCGAGTACGGCATCCAGGCCATAGAACCCGCCTACGTGACCAATCGGCAGATCGAGTCCGCACGGATCGCGATGACCAGGCACATCAAGCGTGGCGGCAAGGTGTGGATCAACATCTACCCGGACCGTCCGCTGACGAAGAAGCCGGCTGAAACCCGGATGGGTTCCGGCAAGGGGTCCCCGGAGTGGTGGATCGCCAACATCAAGCCCGGCCGGGTCATGTTCGAGCTTTCCGGGGTGCCTGAGCCGATCGCTCGGGAGGCGCTGCGCCGGGCCATGCACAAGTTGCCGATGAAGTGCCGATTTGTCCGGCGCGAGGTCGGGGAGGCGTAA
- the rpmC gene encoding 50S ribosomal protein L29, protein MAAITTAAELRELADEELVTRLREGKEELFNLRFQVATGQLDNNQRLQTVRRDIARIYTIMRERELGLSVRPTESDEGVA, encoded by the coding sequence ATGGCTGCCATAACCACGGCCGCGGAACTGCGGGAGCTGGCCGACGAGGAGCTGGTAACCCGGCTGCGCGAAGGGAAAGAGGAGCTTTTCAACCTTCGCTTCCAGGTGGCCACCGGCCAGCTCGACAACAACCAGCGGCTGCAGACGGTCCGGCGCGACATCGCCCGGATCTACACGATCATGCGCGAGCGCGAGCTCGGGCTGTCGGTTCGACCCACGGAAAGCGATGAGGGTGTGGCATGA
- the rpsQ gene encoding 30S ribosomal protein S17, whose protein sequence is MSESETTARGFRKTREGLVVSDKMDKTVVVAVEDRVQHPLYGKTIRRTNKLKAHDEANSCGVGDRVLLMETRPMSTTKRWRVVEVLEKAK, encoded by the coding sequence ATGAGCGAGTCCGAGACGACCGCACGTGGGTTCCGCAAGACCCGGGAGGGGCTCGTCGTCAGCGACAAGATGGACAAGACCGTCGTGGTCGCGGTCGAGGATCGGGTGCAGCACCCGCTATACGGCAAGACGATCCGGCGCACCAACAAGCTCAAGGCGCACGACGAGGCCAATTCCTGTGGCGTGGGCGACCGCGTGCTGCTGATGGAGACCCGGCCGATGTCAACGACGAAGCGCTGGCGGGTCGTGGAAGTCCTCGAGAAGGCCAAGTAG
- the rplN gene encoding 50S ribosomal protein L14 has product MIQQETRLRVADNTGAKELLCIRVLGGSGRRYARIGDVIVGTVKDALPGAGVKRGDVVKAVVVRTVKERRRPDGSYIRFDENAAVLIRDGGDPRGTRIFGPVGRELREKRFMKIISLAPEVL; this is encoded by the coding sequence GTGATTCAGCAGGAGACCCGACTCCGGGTCGCCGACAACACCGGTGCCAAGGAGCTGTTGTGCATCCGGGTGCTCGGCGGCTCCGGGCGTCGCTATGCCCGGATCGGCGATGTAATCGTCGGCACGGTCAAGGACGCCCTGCCCGGGGCGGGGGTGAAGCGTGGCGACGTCGTGAAAGCAGTCGTGGTGCGAACCGTCAAGGAACGGCGGCGCCCCGACGGCTCCTACATTCGCTTCGACGAGAACGCCGCGGTGCTCATCCGCGATGGCGGCGACCCACGCGGCACCCGGATCTTTGGCCCGGTGGGCCGCGAGCTCCGCGAAAAGCGCTTCATGAAGATCATCTCGCTTGCCCCGGAGGTGCTGTAA
- the rplX gene encoding 50S ribosomal protein L24 has product MSIRKGDLVQVISGKDRGAKGKVILTLPKADRVLVEGVNRIKKHTKITTNQRGAQSGGIVTQEAPVHVSNVQLVCPGCGKPSRVGHRRDEDGRPVRTCRRCGVDV; this is encoded by the coding sequence TTGTCGATCCGCAAAGGTGACCTGGTTCAGGTGATCAGCGGCAAGGACCGCGGCGCCAAGGGGAAGGTGATCCTGACCCTTCCGAAGGCCGACCGGGTGCTCGTCGAAGGCGTGAACCGGATCAAAAAACACACCAAGATCACGACAAATCAACGTGGCGCGCAGTCCGGTGGCATCGTCACCCAGGAGGCTCCGGTGCACGTGAGCAATGTCCAACTCGTCTGTCCCGGCTGCGGCAAGCCCTCGCGGGTCGGGCACCGGCGGGACGAGGACGGTCGGCCGGTTCGGACCTGCCGTCGCTGCGGCGTGGACGTGTGA
- the rplE gene encoding 50S ribosomal protein L5, with protein MSATLENYVPRLKQRYHEEIVPGLRGEFSYGNIMQVPTLVKIVVNMGVGDAARDAKLIEGAVRDLTSITGQKPAVARSRKSIAQFKLREGQPIGAYTTLRGARMWEFLDRLLTIALPRIRDFRGLSPRQFDGNGNYTFGLTEQAMFHEVDQDKVDRVRGMDITVVTTAATDDEGRALLRALGFPFKEN; from the coding sequence ATGAGCGCAACGCTAGAAAACTACGTGCCGCGGCTGAAGCAGCGCTACCACGAGGAGATCGTCCCCGGGCTCCGAGGCGAATTCAGCTACGGCAACATCATGCAGGTTCCGACGCTGGTCAAGATCGTGGTGAACATGGGCGTCGGAGATGCCGCGCGCGACGCCAAGCTGATCGAAGGGGCGGTGCGGGACCTGACGTCCATCACCGGTCAGAAGCCCGCGGTTGCCCGGTCCCGAAAGTCGATTGCCCAGTTCAAGCTGCGCGAGGGCCAGCCGATCGGTGCCTACACGACCCTGCGGGGGGCTCGGATGTGGGAGTTCCTCGACCGGTTGCTGACCATCGCCCTGCCGCGAATCCGCGACTTTCGCGGGCTTTCTCCGCGCCAGTTCGACGGCAACGGGAACTACACCTTCGGCCTGACCGAGCAGGCGATGTTCCACGAAGTCGACCAGGACAAGGTCGACCGGGTCAGAGGAATGGACATCACGGTCGTGACCACCGCGGCGACGGATGACGAGGGTCGGGCTTTGCTCCGGGCCCTCGGCTTCCCCTTCAAGGAGAACTGA
- a CDS encoding type Z 30S ribosomal protein S14, whose product MAKTALINKAAGKHKFAVRKYTRCSRCGRSRSVYRVFGLCRICVRQMAHAGELPGVTKSSW is encoded by the coding sequence ATGGCTAAGACCGCCTTGATCAATAAGGCTGCCGGTAAACACAAGTTCGCCGTGCGCAAATACACCCGCTGTTCGCGTTGCGGCCGATCCCGTTCGGTGTACCGGGTGTTCGGGCTTTGCCGGATCTGTGTCCGGCAGATGGCGCACGCCGGCGAACTTCCCGGCGTGACCAAGAGCTCCTGGTGA
- the rpsH gene encoding 30S ribosomal protein S8 produces MTMTDPIADMLTRVRNANHAYHDSVSMPYSKIKTHIAEILQKEGYIAGWNVEDAEVGKNLVVTLKYGPNRERTIAGVRRISKPGLRVYAKSHGLPKVLGGLGVAIISTSTGLLTDRQAAKRGVGGEVLAFVW; encoded by the coding sequence ATGACGATGACCGACCCCATCGCGGACATGCTCACGCGGGTTCGCAATGCCAACCACGCCTATCACGATTCGGTGAGCATGCCGTATTCCAAGATCAAGACGCATATCGCCGAGATCCTCCAGAAGGAGGGGTACATCGCCGGCTGGAACGTGGAAGACGCCGAGGTCGGCAAGAACCTCGTCGTCACCTTGAAATACGGGCCGAACCGGGAGCGGACGATCGCCGGGGTGCGGCGGATATCCAAGCCCGGGCTCCGGGTCTACGCCAAGTCGCATGGCCTTCCGAAGGTTCTCGGTGGCCTCGGCGTGGCCATCATCTCCACATCGACCGGCCTGCTGACCGACCGGCAGGCCGCCAAGCGGGGCGTGGGCGGGGAAGTCCTCGCCTTCGTCTGGTAG
- the rplF gene encoding 50S ribosomal protein L6, which produces MSRIGRLPIPVPGGVDVAIDGRDVTVKGPKGTLAHTVVAPIDVTRDEDGTLHVIRPNDENRTKALHGLSRTLVANMVVGVTDGYSKTMEIVGTGYRVQPRGSNLEFALGFSHPVLVEAPDGISFTVESPTRFMVSGIDKQKVGEVAAKIRKLRKPDPYKGKGVRYQGEVVRRKAGKAGK; this is translated from the coding sequence ATGTCGAGAATCGGACGGCTCCCGATCCCGGTGCCCGGTGGCGTCGACGTCGCGATCGACGGGCGCGACGTCACGGTCAAGGGCCCGAAAGGCACGCTCGCGCACACCGTGGTGGCACCCATCGACGTGACGCGCGACGAAGATGGCACGTTGCACGTCATACGGCCCAACGACGAGAACCGCACGAAGGCGCTTCACGGCCTGTCCCGCACGCTCGTCGCCAACATGGTCGTCGGCGTCACCGACGGCTACAGCAAGACCATGGAGATCGTCGGCACCGGCTACCGGGTCCAACCGCGCGGGTCGAACCTCGAGTTTGCCCTCGGATTCAGTCACCCCGTTCTCGTCGAGGCGCCGGACGGGATCAGCTTCACCGTCGAGTCTCCGACCCGGTTCATGGTCTCCGGAATCGACAAGCAGAAGGTCGGCGAGGTGGCTGCGAAGATCCGCAAGCTGCGCAAGCCCGACCCGTACAAGGGCAAGGGTGTGCGCTACCAGGGCGAGGTAGTCCGGCGCAAGGCCGGAAAGGCAGGGAAGTAG
- the rplR gene encoding 50S ribosomal protein L18 — protein MSTRTASRLRRIGRTRRHLRVRKKVHGTASRPRLVVTRSARHIYAQVVDDTTGHTVASASTMDSDVRASSDDKKGKAGQVGRLVASRATSAGVTQVVFDRGGNRYHGRIAALADAARESGLDF, from the coding sequence ATGTCCACACGTACCGCCTCTCGGTTGCGTCGGATCGGACGTACCCGCCGGCACCTTCGAGTACGGAAGAAGGTGCACGGCACCGCATCCCGGCCGCGCCTCGTCGTCACCCGTTCGGCACGCCACATCTATGCCCAGGTCGTCGATGACACGACGGGACACACGGTCGCCTCGGCCTCGACCATGGACAGCGACGTGCGTGCTAGCAGCGACGACAAGAAGGGCAAGGCCGGACAGGTCGGTCGTCTGGTCGCCTCCCGGGCGACCTCGGCCGGGGTTACCCAAGTGGTGTTCGACCGAGGCGGCAACCGGTACCACGGTCGGATCGCCGCGCTGGCCGATGCGGCCCGCGAGAGCGGGCTCGATTTCTGA
- the rpsE gene encoding 30S ribosomal protein S5: protein MPGAQRRGGTAGGERRERRDGRGAPAEKSAYLERVVAINRVAKVVKGGRRFSFTALVVVGDGDGNVGVGYGKAKEVPAAIAKGVEEAKKHFFAVPRIQGTIPHPIQGEAAAGVVLLRPASPGTGVIAGGPVRAVLECAGVHDVLSKSLGSSNAINIVHATVAALKGLHRPEEIAARRGLPIEDVAPPAMLRARAGAVS, encoded by the coding sequence ATGCCTGGAGCCCAACGCCGTGGCGGCACTGCCGGCGGGGAACGGCGCGAACGGCGGGACGGCCGCGGCGCGCCCGCCGAGAAGAGCGCTTACCTCGAGCGCGTGGTGGCGATCAACCGGGTGGCCAAGGTCGTCAAGGGTGGCCGCCGGTTCAGCTTCACCGCGCTCGTGGTGGTAGGCGACGGTGACGGCAACGTCGGTGTCGGCTACGGGAAGGCGAAGGAGGTCCCGGCGGCGATCGCCAAAGGGGTCGAAGAGGCCAAGAAGCACTTCTTCGCCGTGCCGCGGATCCAGGGCACGATTCCGCACCCGATCCAGGGTGAGGCGGCCGCCGGAGTCGTGCTGCTGCGCCCGGCGAGCCCCGGAACCGGCGTAATCGCCGGTGGTCCGGTCCGCGCCGTCCTCGAATGCGCGGGGGTCCACGACGTCTTGTCGAAGTCGCTCGGCTCGTCCAACGCGATCAATATCGTCCACGCCACCGTTGCGGCGCTCAAGGGGTTGCACCGTCCGGAGGAGATCGCCGCCCGGCGCGGCTTGCCGATCGAGGACGTCGCGCCACCAGCCATGCTGCGAGCCCGTGCTGGAGCTGTGAGCTGA
- the rpmD gene encoding 50S ribosomal protein L30, which produces MPRLKITQTRSEIGGLRNQRETLRSLGLKRLRDVVVKEDRPEIRGMVATVAHLVAVEEVE; this is translated from the coding sequence ATGCCGCGGCTGAAGATCACCCAGACCCGCTCGGAGATCGGCGGCCTTCGCAACCAGCGGGAGACGTTGCGCAGCCTCGGGCTCAAGCGGTTGCGGGATGTCGTGGTCAAAGAGGACCGCCCGGAGATCCGGGGCATGGTCGCGACGGTGGCCCACCTTGTGGCCGTCGAGGAAGTCGAGTGA
- the rplO gene encoding 50S ribosomal protein L15: MTLKVHHLRPAPGARTAKTRVGRGEGSKGKTAGRGTKGTKARGSVARHFEGGQMPLHMRVPKLKGFRNPFRTEFQVVNVARLAVLFPDGGEVGVDDLVTRGAVRPDLPVKILGNGELTVSLDVHAHAFSDSARRKITEAGGSATEV, encoded by the coding sequence ATGACGCTCAAGGTTCACCATCTCCGCCCCGCTCCCGGAGCTCGGACCGCCAAGACCAGGGTCGGGCGCGGCGAGGGGTCCAAGGGCAAGACCGCGGGCCGCGGGACCAAAGGGACCAAGGCTCGCGGCAGCGTGGCCCGCCACTTCGAGGGCGGCCAGATGCCGCTGCACATGCGGGTCCCGAAACTCAAGGGCTTCCGCAACCCGTTTCGTACCGAATTCCAGGTGGTCAACGTGGCCCGCTTGGCGGTCCTGTTCCCGGATGGCGGTGAGGTGGGCGTCGACGACCTGGTCACCCGCGGGGCGGTCCGCCCCGACCTGCCGGTCAAGATCCTCGGCAACGGTGAGCTGACCGTGTCCCTCGACGTGCACGCGCACGCCTTTTCCGACAGCGCGCGGCGCAAGATCACGGAGGCCGGCGGCTCGGCGACCGAGGTCTGA